In Clostridium omnivorum, the DNA window CAAAACAGCTTTTATTCTTTGGAATGGGTGGGTCAGGTGCAATCGCTGAAGACGCATATCATAAGTTTATCAGAACTGGAATTAGGTGTGCTGTGAATACGGATTCTCACTATCAGGCAATGCTGGCTTCCATGGCAGGTGAAAAAGATATTATTATAGCTTTTTCAAATTCAGGAAGTAACAAAGAGTTGATAGAATCTATTGAAATTGGTCGTAAAAATGGTGCTAAGATTATTTCGGTAACTAGTAATGCAAAATCTCCATTAACAAAGGTGTCTGATGTAGTTTTAGTGTGTTTTGGTAATGAATCCATGTTTAGAAGTGAAGCTATGGAATCAAGAATAACTTCTCTTATATTGGTAGACTGCATGTATATAGGGGTTGCTCTTAAGAGAAAAGAAGAGACCCTTACTAATTTGAAAAAAATAAGGCAGGGGATTGCTGTAAAAAGATTTTAAAACGGTACAAATTTCGTATCGTTTTTTTATTTAAAAAAATAATTTTCATATTGCATTTTATAAAGGACATGTTATAATAAATTTAAAGAAAATTTTTTTCATAATTAGGTTTAAAAAAATAACAATTATTCGAAATATGAAAATAATTTTCTGAATATGGTTTATAATTTAGATAAACTTAATTATAAGAGATATTAGGTTTATACATTATTAAAGGAGGGGGTAGCGTGAAGTATATAGTGGGTGTAGATATTGGGACTACAAGCACTAAATCTATTGCCTTTGATTTGAAAGGCAATGTAATTACTAAAAAGAATATAGAGTATCCTATTCTAAACCCAGAGCCATCTTGGAGTGAACAGGAACCAGATGAAATGCTTTCAGCTGTAGTTGAATCCATAAAACATGTGGTAGCTGAAAACGATGCCAGGGGAAATAAGCTAATAGGAGTGAGCTTTAGTTCTGCTATGCACAGTGTAATAGCTGTGGATGAAAAAGGAAAGACTTTAACAAACTGCATAATTTGGGCAGATACAAGAAGTAAAGAATACGCTGAAAAAATTAAAAGTAGTGAGTTAGGCCATGAAATTTACATGAAAACAGGTACTCCGATTCACCCTATGTCTCCTTTATGCAAGCTTTGCTGGATGAAG includes these proteins:
- a CDS encoding MurR/RpiR family transcriptional regulator, yielding MPRQSSKGCLDRIRETYSSLNGAEKKVAKYILDNPKDIIHFSITELAEHSGVSEATVFRLCNRLGYKGYQELKINLAGDIVGPMENIYEEISEDDDMYIIMHKILKSNVNSIESTMKINKSETIDEAVNLILNAKQLLFFGMGGSGAIAEDAYHKFIRTGIRCAVNTDSHYQAMLASMAGEKDIIIAFSNSGSNKELIESIEIGRKNGAKIISVTSNAKSPLTKVSDVVLVCFGNESMFRSEAMESRITSLILVDCMYIGVALKRKEETLTNLKKIRQGIAVKRF